From Hypanus sabinus isolate sHypSab1 chromosome 26, sHypSab1.hap1, whole genome shotgun sequence:
AGGCTGCCTGAGTCACTCCCCCTCCCTCAATGCCCATGGGATCACCCTGTGCACATGCCACCCGCGCTCTTACCAGACACTGCGGAACTGacatctcgctctctctctctctccccgtccaggTGGTACCAGGCCCCCATCTGCCGTCTGGCCGCCCCCATCTGCCGTCTGGCCGCTCCCGGCTCCAGCCGCTGGGTGCACCGGGAGGCGGGgctgccagagggggtgggggcACTCCCCGGGGGCGTGCGGGAGTTTGTGGAGAGCAGCGTAAGCCTGTGCCAGCCGCGGGACGTGCACCTCTGCACGGGTAGCGTCCGCGAGAGAGACGACATTGTCGAGCTGCTCGAGAGCAGGGGGCAGCTCCATCGGCTCAGCAAGTACCACAACTGGTAGGTTGAGGGATCTCCCCACATGATCCCCACCACTGAGGGATCTCCTCACATGATCCCCACCACTGAGGGATCTCCCCACATGATCCCACCACTGAGGGATCTCTCCCATACGATCCCCACCACTGAGGGATCTTCTCCATATGATCCCCATCACAGAGGGATCTCCTCACACACAATCCCAGCAACTGAGGGATCACCTCGCATTATCCCAGCAACTGAGGGATCTCCCACACGATCCCAGCAACTGAGAGATCTCCCCCACCCACATGATCCCCGCCACTGAGGGATCTCTCCACACACAATCCCAGCAACTGAGGGATCTCCCACACGATCCCCACCACTGAGGGATCTCCCACACGATCCCCACCACTGAGGGATCTCCCACAcgatccccaccacagagggatctccccacacacacaatcCCCACCACTGAGGGATCTTCCACATGCAATCCCAGCAACTGAGAGATCTCCCACATGATCCCCACAACTGAGGGATCTCCCACACGATCCCTACCACTGAGGATCTCTCCACATGATCCCACTGAGGGATCTCCCCCCCCACACACGATCCCCACCACTGAGGGATCTCCACACACACGATCCCCACCACTGAGGGATCTCCCACACGATCCCTACCACTGAGGATCTCCCCACATGATCCTACTGAGGGATCTCCCACACGATCCCCGCCACTGAGggatccccccacacacacacacacacacacacacacaatccccaCCACTGAGGGATCTCCTACATGATCCCCACCACTGAGGGATCTCCCACAcgatccccaccactgaggatctCCCCACATGATCCCCACTGagggatctctccccccccccccacacacacacacacacacacacgatcccCACCACTAACTAAATGCCCTCTGGTAGATTGAAGGATCTCTCCCAGCTGCAGGATCTCATCTATCCTCGCACTGAGGGATATCACTCTGCCCAATATTCACCACCAAGAATTGTTCCAAACTGATACGGGCCTGGCATCGATTGGCAAGTATTGCAACTGGTCAGCTGGGGAATCTCCCTGTCCCCCTGCCCGGGGATCTCTGTCAATCCCAAGTCAGCTACCCTgtttcagacaccctgagccaataggctggtcctggacttatttccacttggaatcatttacctattattattttattatttatggttttatattgctatattcttggttggtgcgactgtaacaaaacccaatttccctcgtaaagtatgtctgtctgtctaccaAAACTGGTAGGTTGTGGGATCCGCAAGCTGAGAGAAATCCCCTCTCTCCATATATAACcgtttaacaattacagcacggaaacaggccatctcagcccttctagtctgtgccgaacgcttactctcacctagtcccacctacctgcactcagcccataaccctccattcctttcctgtccatatacctatctaattcttaaaaatgacaatattgaacctgcctctccACTTCTACTGGAGGCACATttcacacagctgccactctctgagtaaagaaatcccccctcatgttacccctaaatttttgctccctaactctcaactcatgtcctcttgtttgaatctcccctactctcaatggaaaaagcctatccacgtcaactctatctattcccctcatagttttaaatacctccatcaagtaccccctcaatcttctacgctccaaagaataaagacctaacttgttcaacctttctctgtaacttccagtaaatctcctctgtactctctctattttgttgacatctttcctataattcggtgaccagaactgtacacaatactccaaatttggcctcaccaatgccttgtacaattttaacattacatcccaactcctatactcaatgctctgatttataaaggccagcataccaaaagctttcttcaccaccctatccacatgagattccaccttcagggaactatgtaccattattcctagatcactctgttctactgcattcctcaatgccctaccatttaccatatgtcctattttgattattcctaccaaaatgtagcacctcacatttatcagtattaaactccatctgccatctttcagcccactcttctaactggcctaaatctctctgcaagctctgaaaacctacttcattatccacaacgccacctatctgagtatcatctgcatacgtaCTAATCCAAAttacaccccatcatccagatcattaatgtatatgacaaacaacattggacccagtacagatccctgaggcacaccactagtcaccggcctccaacctgacaaacagttatccaccactactctctgacatctcgcatccagccactgttgaatccacctttcttacaatgctcctagcattaaaataaatacatttaagaaattctccacctcttactctctgtttgtCTCTAACGGTGCAAAGaattttactgtcttctttttcttccttctcccatacatctctGTTCCTACGctttggttcccctcccccctcatatctagcttaaatccactggagcctctctagcaaacctacctgcaagaatatttgtccccctccagttcagatgtaaaccgttcCGCCAGAACAGGTGCCGCTTTCCCTGGAAAACTAtctaattatctataaatctcCACCGAGAGATCTCCCCAACGCAACCTATCGTACATTTGCAAAAGGGCCACAACTGGTGAGGTTCACCCTGTCCTGCCGAGGGATCTCCCCGTCCTATCCCAACCCAGGTCATCCAGCTCCACCAGGAACCTCAACCGGCAGGCCCTCCCCCATGACTGGGAGGGAACTTCCTCTCACATCCCTAACAtcccaatgctgagggatctGCTTTGTCCAACAGCaactcctgagggatctccccaGCCCAAACTCACACCCTCCAACTGACAAACCTACTCCTCATCctggctggggggggggagggggttcttCCTTGCTGTAACTGGTCTGAGGGATCTCCTGTGCCCATCCCAGCACCTGCCAAAGGGATCTCCTGCTGACTATCCTCAACACTGAGGGATCTCCAGCTCATCTTGCCAGTGGCTCTCCCCTGGCATTACTCATTCACACTGGTATGGGTGGCgggggagaaggggaagagaggTTGGGGGCTGCGGTTATCGGGTAGGGAGGGCGAGGGTGTGGGATCACAATTGATGAGATGTTCCACATttaatctctccccccaccccctcttcattcccgctctccctcccctcccaccctaCACCCCGCCCCCTCCCCCGCAGCTGGCTGGCGCGGACAGACCCGCGGGACGTGGCCCGCGTGGAGAACCGGACGGTGGTAGTGACAGAGACCCAGAGGGAGACGGTACCCATCCCCACCGACGGCAGCCCCTCCCAGCTCGGCAACTGGATGTCCCCCCGCGACTTCGAGCGGGAGATGGGCCTGAGGTTCCCTGGCTGCATGAAGGGTGAGGCTCCTCTCTGTCCCCCACCCCACGGGACCTCTCCACGTCTCCCCTTCCGGCCAGACCCCATTTCTGCCCTCCCGAACCCTGGGCAATGCCTATCTGCGTACCAcaggagggtggaggggtggaaTTCTGGTGGTTCCCCTTACCCCCTCCCTCGAAGCCTGTCCCGCTCTCCCAGAgtcacaagaagctgcagagggttgtgggcaCTGCTCCGCACATCATCTCCTCCGTggactgcctcagtaaaccaggtAGCATCATCTAACATAGAGACAACACCCTCCCGTCAGGCAGAACcagaaaagcctgaaagcacgtcccacccaGGACAGCTTCTAACCGGCTGTTGTCAGACTCTCCATCGTCCCCCGATATGATATGATGAGCTGCTGACCTCACCGCCCACCCCAGGACATGTTCAATAATAAAGCATTAAAAATGTCTTTGCACAGAcgaccgtggaggccaagtcactgagtactTTTAGTCAGGGCGCCAAAGGTCACGGgcagaatggggttcagagacaGTCAGCCATGATCCAATGGTGcagcggacttgatgggccaaatggcctaattctgctcctctggctGGGAGACTCCCTGTCCTTCCCGATTTTCCTGGGACATTGGGGCTGGGCTGTATTGACCGCTGATCAGTCTGGTCCTGGGCACCGGCAGGCGGGAGGTGAACGTGGGAGGGGATTACACGCGGGAGGTGAACGTGGGAGGGGATTACACgcgggaggtgaacgaggggatTACACGCGGAGGTGAACGAGGGGATTACACGCGGGAGGTGAACGTGGGAGGGGATTACacgtgggaggtgaaggaggggaTTACACGTGGGAGGGGATTACACGCGGGAGGTGAACGTGGGAGGGGATTACacgtgggaggtgaaggaggggaTTACACGCGGGAGGTGAAGGAGGGGATTACACGTGGGAGGGGATTACACGCGGGAGGTGAACGTGGGAGGGGATTACacgtgggaggtgaaggaggggaTTACACGTGGGAGGGGATTACACGCGGGAGGTGAAGGAGGGGATTACACGCGGGAGGTGAACGTGGGAGGGGATTACACGCGGGAGGTGAAGGAGGGGATTACACGTGGGAGGGGATTACACGCGGGAGGTGAAGGAGGGGATTACACGTGGGAGGGGATTACACgcgggaggtgaacgagggaggggTGGTGGAGCTCAGATGCTGGCTTGACCCTCTGTCTtcacacccacccccacccccaggccGCACCATGTACGTGCTGCCCTTCAGCATGGGCCCAGTGAACTCGCCACTGTCCAGACTGGGCGTGCAGCTGACGGACTCCCCGTACGTGGTGGCCAGCATGAGGATCATGACGCGGATGGGCAGCGAGGCCCTGGATGCCCTGAGCGGCGGGGCCGACTTCGTCCGGTGCCTGCACTCGGTGGGAAGCCCCCTTCCCTCGCAGGGTGAGTGACCGCGGGAACGTTCGGCCTACCAACCCAGCGTACACCGCTCACTCTGTGCTTCCATCTCTCCAGTCTCCCCATctgttctccctccaccccgtacCCTTCAGCCTCGTGTTGTCCCTCCTTCTCCAGTCAATCATGTTCCCTCCGTCCCGCCCCCTCTGTCACCCGATTCGTctccctccctccattccgcCCCCTCTGTCACCCGATTTGTCCCCCTCCCTCCATTCCGCCCCCTCTGTCACCCGATTCGTCCCCCTCCCTCCATCCTGCCCCCTCTGTCACCCTATTTGTCCCCTCCCTCCATCCCGCCCCCTCTGTCACCCTATTTgacccctccctccatcccaccccctctgtcaCCCTATTTGACCCCCTCCCTCCATCCCGCCCCCTCTGTCACCCTATTTgacccctccctccatcccaccccctctgtcaCCCTATTCgtccccctccctccatcccaccccctctgtcaCCCTattcatccccctccctccatcccaccccctctgttaCCCTAATTGTCCCCTCCCTCTATCTCGCCCCTCTGTCTTCGCCATTCGTCCCACCCTCCCTCCCATTCCAGCTGATTGCACCATCCCGAGCCCTACCCCCTTCCCCTCTGGACCTCAGTCCCATTCCCCTACACTTACCCTGCAGCgagagtgttttttttaaatataaaagttGATTCAAACAACCACGATATCACAATTCACCCTCTTGCAATATTCTGCATTTTATAAAACATTCTATTTACCATTTCAAGTTAAAGTGCGGCTACCCCAACCTACAGCACACTCAAGCCTCTGGGGAGGGGCGACATCCCAGGGGGAAACGTGGGAGGGGATCCACCTCTCACGCCTCTACCCCGCCAGTGCTGGACACCTCTCCAGCGGGGAAGGGGGCCGAACTACTCTGTCTGCCTCACATCTTTGAGCCatgacccctccccccccccccagtgacaACAGAGCCGGCCCCTCGCCAGAAACACCCCTGGGGGATtctcctccgcacactctccaGTGTGGTCAACCCCGTCCCTAGAACTGTACATCGTGGGCTCGACCACGCTCGTGCATTTGGAGCATAACCCCCGCCCCCCCAGCATTTCGGTTCAATCCCACAGCTAACGAAGgcaagcgcccccccccccccgtgtgtgtgTACTACCCTCGTACACTatggtccctctgttcctcagtacTTCCCAACATTCAGAGCGTGTCCTACCcttgtttttcgaggaggttattAGAAAagctgatgaaggaaaggcagtggatgttgttgacGTGGACTTTagcgaggcctttgacaaggtccagcatGGAGGTTAGTCAGGAAGGCTCAGTCACTCAGGATTGGACGTTGGCTTTGTTGGAGGAGCCAGAGAATGGCCGTAGATGATTGCCTATCTGACTTGAGGCctttgggtctgttgttgtttgtcatatattcaatgatctggatgatattgtGGGTAACTGGATCAGAAAGTTTGAGGAGGGCACCAAGATTGGGGACCTACAGGAGGGCACCAAGATTGGGGACCTACAGGAGAGCACCAAGATTGGGGACCTCGAGGAGGGCACCAAGATTGGGGACTTCGAGGAGGGCACCAAGATTGGGGACCTCGAGGAGGGCACCAAGATTGGGGACCTCGAGGAGGGCACCAAGATTGGGGACCTCGAGGAGGGCTGTCAAAGCCTGCAGCAGGATCTGAACCagacctgccaaagggtctcggcccgaaacgtcgactgtacgtttttccatagatgctgcccggcttgctgagttcctccagtattttgtgtgtgttgtttggatttccagcatctgcagatctctgaTTTGATGAGATAACAAGCGCGAGgttttgcattttgggaggaccagccagggtaggtcttacacagtgaatgaacggtcaggcactgaggagtgtggtagaacaaagggatctgggaatacagatccataattcattgaaaatggtgtcaccGGTAgaaagggtcataaagaaagcttttggcacactggccttcacagATCGAAGTGCtgagaacaggagatgggatgttttgttgaagttgtgtcgaacatcgatgaggccaaacttggagtatcgtgtgcagttttggtcacctgcctccagggaagatgtaaataagattgaaagagcgcagagaaaatCTACgtggatgttgccgggtctggaggagctGAGTTAGAGGGGAAAGCTGAATAggttaatgaggggagatttaacagaggtatacaacattatgatgGTTTAGACagaataaatgcaagcagtcttctTCTACTGAAGCTGGGTGGGACTGGAACTAGGAGTCACGGGCTAAGGATGGAGGGTGAAATATTTacagggaatttcttcactcggagagttcTGTCAGTGTGGAGGGTGtgctccaggtgcaggttgatggaataGCCAGAATAATAGCTCAGCACGttctagatgggcagaagggcctgtttcacttTACAAGTCTCCCcacattcacagtgtgtgtcctaccctcgtacaccgaggtccctctgtccctctgtccctcgacactccccacattcacagtgtgtgtcctgtcctcatacaccaaggtccctctgtcccttgacactccccaccattcagtgtgtgtcctaccctcgtacaccgaggtccctctgtccctcgacactccccacattcacaatgtgtgtcctgtcctcatacaccgaggtccctctgtccctcgacactccccaccattcagtgtGTGCCCTGTCCtcatacaccgaggtccctctgtccctcgactctccccaccattcacagtgtgtgtcctgtcctcatacaccgaggtccctctgtccctcgacactccccacattcacagtgtgtgtcctaccctcgtacaccaaggtccctctgtccctcgacactccccaccattcagtgtgttctaccctcgtacaccgaggtccctctgtccctcgacactccccaccattcagtgtgtgtcctaccctcgtacaccgaggtccctctgtccctcgacactccccaccattcagtgtgtgtcctgtcctcatacaccgaggtccctctgtccctcgacactccccacattcacggtgtgtgtcctacagTGGGACAGAGAGATGGGAATGGTTCTTCCTGTCTCACTGCAGGTCTGGGACATAAAGGCACGCCTGTAGCATTAGGGTTAGAGTTTCACCATCCACCACATTGCCCACGCTTGCCCTTGGGCGGGCAGTTCTCCCCTCAGcgacggggtggggggggcaccATGACCCTGGCCCCTGACTGAGGTCTGATGCGCTGTCCCTCCGCCCTGCCCAGGGGAAGCTGACTCTAGCCTGTGGCCCTGCAACCCCGAGAAGACGCTGATTGGCCACGTGCCGGACCGGAGGGAGATCCTCAGCTTCGGCAGTGGCTACGGTGGCAACTCGCTGCTGGGCAAGAAGTGCTTTGCCCTCAGGATCGCCTCGCGCATTGCCAGGGACGAGGGCTGGCTGGCCGAACACATGTTGGTGAGTGGGGgccggtggggggggtggggttccTCTGCTGAGCCGGTCCTTGTCTGGATAGGCCTTGGAGCCAATCACAGTCCCCACCCTGCTAGTCCCAATTCCCTACATTGCACCTCCCAAAAAAATTCTGCCCTTCTGTCCAAATAATATTACACCTGCCTCAAcccctttctctggcagctcgttccatacccCCAGCAACCCCAGCGTGGAAGAAATTGCCCCTTGGGTCCCTTTCAAATCTTTCCCTAAAACTCTGACCCCTTGGTGTGGAATCCCCCACTCTGAGGACAAGCCCCCAGAGATCTAGACCCCTTAAGAACTAGGagtagaatgaggccatttggcccatcgagtctgttccaccattttatcatggctgatccactctccctctcagccccaatctccggcCTTCATCCCATATCCCTTCTTGCCCCgtccaaacaagaatctatcagcctcttccttaaatatccataaagcctgggcctctacagctgcctgcggcaatgaattccacagattcatcactctatggctaaagaaattccacctcgcctccattctaaaaggacgcccctctattctgaggctgtccacTGGTCTTGGACTCGCCACATTCGCCATTCAACAGATTTCTATTaggtcacccctcgttcttctgaattgcagtgagtacagggcccAGGGGCATCAGACGCTCTTCacgtgacaagctgttcaatcctggaatcgtttcagcacatcctttctaaggataAGGGGCCCAAcgctgctcccaatactccaagcagggcctcaccagggctttataaagtctcaacattacctCCTTGCCCTctcgaacattgcatttgctccCTCACCACAAATTTGACCTGCAAATTTTCTACACCCCTCACAACACTTCTATGAGTTCACCCCTCAAAGGAATGAAGTCCTCGCCTTGACAGTCTTGCCCCATCACTCAAACCCTCTAGCCCTGGCAAATTTCTTGTATATCTCATCTGTACGCCTGCCACCTGAAGCAAGCATTTCCATTATCAGTTTGACTAAAGCtgaacacggtactccaagtgtggcctcagtAACGTCTTGTGCAATGTAACCTCCTGGCTCCATGCCAGCGTGCCCAATGCCTCATTCCCCACCCTGCCTGCCTGTGACGGTCCGAGGTTAGGGCTGTCCAGGTGGCAGTGGGGAAGAGGCTATTGATGAATCTCGAGGTGTGGgtcttcctgtacctcctccctgattgtagtGATGAGAAGCTGGCCtgccccagatggtgagggtcctcagtgatggatgctgtcttcttgaggtaCCACCTCTTCAAGTTGTGCTGGAAGGTAGGGAGGTTTGtgtctatgatggagctggctaagtctacaaGCTTTCTGCGGCTTCGGGCAGACCTGGTCACTGGATTCTCCATACCAGACGATAATGCTTTCCAAtgctcatctgtagaaatttgtcaggCTCTTTGACAACATGCTGAATTTCCTCAAGCTCTTAATggactaggccaggggtcagcaacctttaccactgaaagagccacttggacccgtttcccacagaaaagaaaacactgggagccgcaaaacccgtttgacatttaaaatgaaataacactgcatacaacgttttttttgcctttatgctatgtataaacaaactataatgtgttgcatttatgaaattgatgaactcctgcagagaaaacgaaattacatttctgcatgcaacaaaaacattttgaactccgaaaaaaagacgttgggttgaaagttacttttaagtaaaatattcaatgtctatttgagtccttcttgtatttatgaaaaacgccgaacttaaattttccgccagcagcaaaccaaaaataacatcagccagctgtcagcctgaaaaataaaaggactatttcactgaacaatgaaaaaatatgaatataagtaaaataataggcaattaaaatatttatcatacttggttaatgggatttctgctcctggacctcagcgcacagcgtctgcacatcagggctgtatgatgtcaccttcatctttacacaggatcgcaagctgtcatctgtgaggttttcaatatcactccatttgtgtttctgagcaagaacggccttctgacgggcaacatcttcaaggtctgctgtcaagcgtctaaacttggacacccatatgtctttgtcggctatgtcggccagttccatctcaagatcaggttgactcacacctgccaatgcagtcgtattcagtagggaaggatcgatgcttaagggagtgaccgggaaggataatgtgtttttttcctctctgaactcacagaagcgtttcccaaacgatgtttgcattgcgatgattgcagaatgtaaatactccgaaattatcatgtcgtgaccttgtttgaactctctcaaattggggaagtgagacaaagtgcctttctgtaaatctctggcaagcactgtcaacttgcgctcgaatgccaaaacatcctccaacatgtgcagggctgtacgtcctttcccctgaagagctgtgttcagcgtgttcaggtgcgctgtcatgtctaccatgaagtgtagcttttccagccactctggctgttccagctcaggaaaggtgagccctttgctgcccaggaaagttttcacttcttccagacacgcgacaaagcgtttcagcaccttccgtctggacagccagcgataaaaacacgttgtagcggtgtcagtaaactgcagtcaaagatagctttattcgaactaaacagccttgcttttcagcttccctcaacccagcccccatggacgcagatgctgcaaaagacgcgtactcacaaacccccgtaggctatctcccttagccggaatgctggctaattgtgagccgttttatgatgtggcaggaaatgtgtcgctacacttaggttgtacaagatcaccataattacatttcaaaagctaacaaactaacataaaatacattttcattaaatactgaccaattatttcccaaagccacagggagccgcagcacagaggtgaaagagccacaaatggctcgggagctgcaggttgccgacccccggactagGCCTTCTTCCTGGTTGTATCAATGtattgggcctaggatagatcctcacggtgttgacgcccaggaacctgaagctgtcCCCCCTTTTCCACCATTGATCCCTTGATGAGCGCTATTGGGTGTGTTCCTGACGTCCCCACTGGTGACTGGTGAAGGAAGAGGCGGCACCGGTAATTGTTCCCCCCTCCACTTCTCCTTCACTATTCCCATTTccccttctcacttcatctcttttccagcccatcacctccctctggtgccccttcccatctcccatggccttctgtcctctcctatcagattctccaaCCTTTATCTCTATCACcaatccacttcccagctcttacttcacccctccccctcccattttaccaatcacctaccaccttgtatttcttcctgtcTTCCCATCTCTctattctagtcctgatgaagggtcttggcccgaaacatcccgtttactcttttccagagatgctgcctggcctgctgttcctccagcattttgtgtgtgttactttgatttccagcatctgcagattttctcctgtttgtgagcaTCTTAGTAAATCTGCCTCGCAGCCTCTCTAAACCTTTCACAGCGATCAGAACTGAGTacgatattccaggtgtggtctaaccagcatTTTATCGAGCTGCAACgtcacctcatggctcttgaactcaatcctttgactaatgaaggccaacacaccgtacACTTTCTTAAAAACTCTATCAATTTGCAGGACAACTTTGGGGGACCTGTGGACGTGGaggccaagatccctctgttcctccaccccTGCCGTTAGCCCTGTACTCTGCCGGTGAATCTCTTCACACTTTTCCgcactaaactccatctgccgcttctcagcacAACTCTGCATGTTGTCAATGGCCCCGTTGTCACCTACaaccgtctacacttcccacgcCACTCACTttagtgttatctgcaaacttactggcccccccccccctacaGCCCTCCTCGCCTCCACTTCCCCGTGCATTTACAAAAATCGCAAAacgcaggggtcccagaacatatgGTCCGGTATTATTCCATTG
This genomic window contains:
- the LOC132381374 gene encoding general transcription factor II-I repeat domain-containing protein 2-like, with the protein product MRSIDKFTDTATTCFYRWLSRRKVLKRFVACLEEVKTFLGSKGLTFPELEQPEWLEKLHFMVDMTAHLNTLNTALQGKGRTALHMLEDVLAFERKLTVLARDLQKGTLSHFPNLREFKQGHDMIISEYLHSAIIAMQTSFGKRFCEFREEKNTLSFPVTPLSIDPSLLNTTALAGVSQPDLEMELADIADKDIWVSKFRRLTADLEDVARQKAVLAQKHKWSDIENLTDDSLRSCVKMKVTSYSPDVQTLCAEVQEQKSH